The genome window AAGACCAGCGGATCCTTGAGGTGACCTGGCCGGACAAGACTGTCGACCGGTTCCCCTTCAAGTTTCTGCGGTGCGAGTGCCCGTGTGCCGGCTGCGTGGATGAGATTACCGGCGAGCGGTTTCTGGATCCGGAGACGATTCCCAACAGTATCGTCCCCGATGAGATCGGGTTCGTGGGCAACTACGCCCTCAAGATCAAGTGGAGCGACGGCCATTCGACGGGTCTTTACTCCTGGGCGATGCTG of Planctomyces sp. SH-PL14 contains these proteins:
- a CDS encoding DUF971 domain-containing protein, producing MSAVTPTNIRALKDQRILEVTWPDKTVDRFPFKFLRCECPCAGCVDEITGERFLDPETIPNSIVPDEIGFVGNYALKIKWSDGHSTGLYSWAMLGKLRGQGESQG